A region from the Phycisphaerales bacterium genome encodes:
- the clcA gene encoding H(+)/Cl(-) exchange transporter ClcA produces the protein MSETEPAQDIDESTQTATVVEKSPSTNTSREPLEELRVGRDGPGRSAHFIRVGVLGVIAGLIAVAFQWCLHESENWRMELLAWLHADGRAAWGWMILPAVGLVVGSIVGAMVRKFEPDSSGSGIPHIKGSLLELREIRWKRLLPVKFIGGVLGVGMGLSLGREGPTVQLGATVGRAMGDLLKLKPRVTGQLVSCGAGAGLAAAFNAPLAGFIFVIEELRREMSPITYAGALLAAVCADIVARFLTGSLPSFHIVDRVLQDSMTPLVAIPAVAVLGIVGGAAGVLFNKGLMRSSRVARSTMSRFPRLPSWSLTGLAGLIVGLVGWWIPEALGGGHSVANDLLNNSFVSHAIWWIAVLLAAKLLLTWVSYASGAPGGIFAPMLLMGALAGFLYGKAFQALFPGVDLDPRVMAMLGMAAWFTGSVRAPLTGIVLILEMTGNYNQLLPIAVACLASYMTAERLKDEPIYEALLDEDLRHRGLGVVHAEPVPVVMGVQHGSILDGALLRDAKFPVGCHVVHIERRGKEIVAIGSTRVMAGDHVTVLTPGDTPESALTVVDMCRAH, from the coding sequence GTGAGCGAGACCGAACCGGCCCAGGACATCGACGAGAGTACCCAAACCGCCACCGTCGTCGAGAAGAGCCCCTCAACGAACACGAGCCGTGAGCCCTTGGAAGAGTTACGGGTCGGGCGCGATGGACCCGGGCGCTCGGCGCACTTCATCCGCGTCGGCGTGCTGGGTGTGATCGCGGGTTTAATCGCCGTGGCCTTCCAGTGGTGCCTTCACGAATCCGAGAACTGGCGCATGGAACTTCTCGCGTGGCTCCATGCCGACGGGCGTGCCGCTTGGGGTTGGATGATCCTGCCCGCTGTGGGACTGGTGGTCGGGTCGATCGTCGGCGCGATGGTCCGCAAGTTCGAGCCGGATTCTTCGGGCTCCGGTATTCCGCACATCAAGGGGTCTCTGCTCGAACTCCGGGAGATCCGATGGAAGCGGCTCCTCCCCGTGAAGTTCATCGGCGGCGTGCTCGGCGTCGGGATGGGGTTGTCGCTCGGTCGCGAAGGTCCGACGGTGCAGTTGGGCGCGACGGTCGGTCGCGCCATGGGCGATCTCCTGAAACTCAAACCCCGCGTCACGGGCCAACTCGTGTCCTGCGGCGCGGGGGCGGGGCTGGCGGCGGCCTTCAACGCGCCACTCGCGGGGTTCATCTTCGTGATCGAGGAACTCCGTCGCGAGATGTCGCCGATCACCTACGCCGGCGCGTTGCTCGCCGCGGTCTGCGCCGACATCGTCGCGAGATTCCTCACCGGCTCACTGCCGTCGTTCCACATCGTGGACCGGGTTCTGCAGGACTCCATGACGCCGCTGGTGGCGATCCCGGCGGTGGCGGTGCTCGGCATCGTGGGCGGTGCAGCGGGTGTGCTCTTCAACAAGGGGCTGATGCGATCGAGCCGCGTGGCGCGTTCGACGATGTCGCGGTTTCCCAGGCTCCCCTCGTGGTCGCTCACGGGCCTCGCCGGCCTCATCGTCGGGCTGGTCGGGTGGTGGATTCCCGAGGCGCTCGGAGGCGGGCATTCGGTCGCGAACGACCTGCTCAACAACAGTTTCGTCTCGCATGCTATCTGGTGGATCGCGGTGCTGCTCGCCGCGAAACTGCTCCTCACCTGGGTGTCGTATGCCTCGGGTGCACCGGGCGGGATCTTCGCGCCGATGCTCCTTATGGGCGCGCTCGCGGGGTTCCTCTATGGCAAGGCCTTCCAGGCGCTCTTCCCCGGCGTCGATCTCGACCCGCGCGTGATGGCGATGCTCGGCATGGCGGCCTGGTTCACAGGCTCTGTCCGCGCCCCGCTCACGGGCATCGTCCTGATCCTCGAGATGACGGGGAACTACAACCAACTGTTGCCAATCGCCGTGGCGTGCCTGGCGTCGTACATGACCGCCGAGCGATTGAAGGACGAGCCGATCTATGAGGCCCTCCTCGACGAGGACCTGCGCCACCGAGGACTGGGTGTGGTCCATGCCGAGCCGGTGCCGGTCGTCATGGGCGTGCAGCACGGCTCGATCCTCGACGGCGCCCTCCTCCGCGACGCGAAGTTCCCCGTCGGGTGCCACGTCGTGCACATCGAGCGTCGCGGCAAGGAGATCGTCGCCATCGGCTCGACCCGCGTGATGGCGGGGGATCACGTCACGGTCCTGACGCCCGGCGACACGCCCGAATCGGCCCTCACTGTCGTGGACATGTGCCGGGCGCACTAG
- a CDS encoding ABC transporter ATP-binding protein, with the protein MIETINLTKNYGELVALNNLNLTIQDGDCFGFIGPNGAGKTTTIKILATLLRPSSGQANIAGYTIGYQNRLIRPLIGYVPDFMGAYEDMVVTEYLEFFAAAYNIHGQQRRKVVRDVLELTDLTYKATAEVNSLSRGMQQRLSVARVLLHDPKVLLMDEPASGLDPRARIEMRELLKELRRMGKTILISSHILPELAELCNVVGIIERGTLLFSGTVEEIVKRARMGHVLHIGVSDRVEQAAEMLGKMAGVKKVAIAVDENPAATNSRLVGKAPPARLIHVSYEESPGAAVSDIPSVLVNQGFRITKFTEEPVNLETAFMRLTKGLVQ; encoded by the coding sequence ATGATCGAGACGATCAACCTGACCAAGAACTATGGCGAACTGGTCGCCCTCAACAACCTGAATCTCACGATCCAGGATGGCGACTGCTTCGGGTTCATCGGTCCCAACGGCGCGGGGAAGACGACGACGATCAAGATCCTCGCGACGCTCTTGCGCCCCAGTTCGGGACAGGCGAACATTGCGGGGTACACGATCGGGTACCAGAACCGGCTCATTCGCCCGCTCATCGGCTATGTCCCCGACTTCATGGGGGCGTACGAGGACATGGTGGTGACGGAGTATCTGGAGTTCTTTGCCGCGGCGTACAACATCCACGGGCAGCAGCGTCGCAAGGTCGTGCGTGACGTGCTGGAGTTGACGGACCTGACGTACAAGGCGACGGCGGAGGTCAACAGCCTTTCGCGCGGGATGCAGCAGCGATTGAGTGTGGCGCGGGTGCTCCTGCACGACCCGAAGGTGCTGCTGATGGACGAGCCGGCGAGCGGGCTGGACCCGCGTGCACGCATCGAGATGCGTGAACTCCTGAAGGAACTGCGGCGGATGGGGAAGACGATCCTGATCTCCAGCCACATCCTTCCGGAACTCGCGGAGTTGTGCAACGTGGTCGGGATCATCGAGCGAGGCACGTTGCTCTTCTCGGGGACGGTGGAGGAGATCGTGAAGCGTGCGCGGATGGGGCACGTGCTCCACATCGGCGTGTCCGATCGTGTCGAGCAGGCGGCGGAGATGCTCGGAAAGATGGCGGGGGTGAAGAAGGTCGCGATCGCCGTCGACGAGAACCCGGCGGCGACGAACTCGCGGCTGGTGGGCAAGGCGCCGCCGGCACGCCTGATCCACGTGAGTTACGAGGAAAGCCCCGGGGCGGCCGTGTCGGACATTCCCAGCGTGCTCGTAAACCAGGGCTTCCGGATCACCAAGTTCACGGAGGAGCCGGTGAACCTGGAGACGGCGTTCATGCGACTGACGAAGGGACTGGTGCAGTAG
- a CDS encoding S9 family peptidase, translating to MNRRLLGSLVASLGVVGLVGCAGAQTAWTYPPAPRGEQVDEYHGVKVADPYRWLEDPDSAESQAWIEAENAVTHAYLDAVPQRSQIIERLTKLWDFEKFGSPSKDGGKYFYSYNSGLQNQSVLYVADSLGEKGRVLLDPNTLSADGTVALAGTAVSDDAKYLAYGVAEAGSDWNTWRIRDIATGMDTSDEVHWVKFSGASWTKDGRGFFYSRFDEPKEGEALRSSNFYQKLYFHAMGTEQSRDVLVYHEPSEAKKDWGFYGGVTDDGNYLVIHVSIGTDPKNRIYVKELGSGDGARATLGDLKVNKLLDAFDASYDFIGNDGPTFYFKTDLDAPRGRVISINLNHPARADWKEIVPQSDATLTGVGYVGGKLHANYLRDARSEIKVFGTDGAFVRNVDLPGVGTAGGFGGKSTDTETFYTFTSFTAPPTIYRYDTTTGESTIYKQAKVDFNPNDFETKQEFFASKDGTRVPMFIVHMKGVKLDGTNPTLLYGYGGFNISITPSFSVSNLVWMEMGGVYVVANIRGGGEYGEDWHQAGTKEQKQNVFDDFIGAGEYLISRKYTTPKKLAIMGGSNGGLLVGACMTQRPDLFGACLPIVGVLDMLRFHKFTIGHAWRSDYGAADGEGSTDSQFKALFAYSPLHNVKKGTCYPPTMVMTADHDDRVVPAHSFKFAAALQWAQSPTCPSPVLIRIESKAGHGAGKPTAKIIEDSADRWTFLVRALDMHDAKP from the coding sequence ATGAATCGCCGGTTGCTCGGATCGCTTGTTGCCTCGCTCGGTGTCGTTGGACTGGTCGGCTGCGCGGGAGCGCAGACGGCGTGGACGTATCCGCCCGCGCCGCGCGGCGAGCAGGTCGACGAGTACCACGGCGTGAAGGTCGCCGATCCGTACCGCTGGCTGGAAGATCCCGATTCGGCGGAATCACAGGCGTGGATCGAGGCGGAGAACGCCGTGACGCACGCGTATCTGGACGCCGTGCCCCAGCGGTCGCAGATCATCGAGCGCCTGACGAAGTTGTGGGACTTCGAGAAGTTCGGCAGCCCGTCGAAGGATGGCGGCAAATATTTCTACTCGTACAACTCGGGGCTGCAGAATCAGTCGGTGCTGTACGTCGCCGATTCGCTTGGGGAGAAGGGGCGGGTGCTGCTCGATCCCAACACGCTGAGCGCCGACGGAACGGTCGCCCTCGCGGGAACGGCCGTGAGCGACGACGCGAAGTATCTCGCGTATGGCGTCGCGGAGGCCGGCTCGGACTGGAACACGTGGCGCATTCGAGATATCGCCACGGGAATGGACACGAGCGACGAGGTTCACTGGGTGAAGTTCTCCGGCGCGTCGTGGACGAAGGACGGTCGCGGGTTTTTCTACTCGCGGTTCGACGAGCCCAAGGAGGGCGAGGCCCTTCGTTCGAGCAACTTCTACCAGAAGTTGTACTTCCACGCGATGGGGACGGAGCAGTCCAGGGACGTGCTCGTGTATCACGAGCCGAGCGAGGCAAAGAAGGACTGGGGGTTCTATGGCGGCGTGACCGACGACGGGAACTATCTCGTCATCCACGTCTCCATCGGGACCGACCCGAAGAACCGGATTTATGTCAAGGAACTCGGATCGGGCGACGGCGCGAGGGCCACGTTGGGCGATCTGAAGGTGAACAAACTCCTCGACGCGTTCGATGCGAGTTATGACTTCATCGGGAACGACGGGCCGACGTTCTACTTCAAGACGGATCTTGATGCGCCGCGCGGCCGCGTCATCTCGATCAATCTGAATCATCCGGCACGGGCGGACTGGAAGGAGATCGTCCCCCAGAGCGACGCGACGCTCACGGGCGTGGGATATGTCGGCGGGAAACTCCATGCGAACTACCTGCGCGATGCGCGATCCGAGATCAAGGTCTTCGGCACCGATGGCGCGTTCGTGCGGAATGTGGATCTGCCTGGCGTGGGCACGGCCGGCGGGTTTGGTGGCAAGTCCACCGACACCGAGACGTTCTACACGTTCACGTCGTTCACTGCGCCGCCGACGATCTATCGCTATGACACGACGACCGGCGAGAGCACAATTTACAAGCAGGCCAAGGTCGATTTCAATCCCAACGACTTCGAGACAAAGCAGGAGTTCTTCGCCAGCAAGGACGGCACGCGAGTTCCCATGTTCATCGTCCACATGAAGGGCGTGAAACTCGATGGGACGAATCCGACGCTGCTCTATGGATACGGCGGGTTCAACATCTCGATCACGCCCAGTTTCTCTGTATCGAATCTCGTGTGGATGGAGATGGGCGGGGTGTACGTCGTCGCCAACATCCGCGGCGGGGGCGAGTATGGCGAGGACTGGCACCAGGCCGGCACGAAAGAGCAAAAGCAAAACGTCTTCGACGACTTCATCGGCGCGGGTGAATATCTGATCTCGCGGAAGTACACGACGCCCAAGAAACTCGCGATCATGGGCGGGAGCAACGGCGGGCTGCTCGTCGGGGCGTGTATGACGCAGCGCCCGGATCTCTTCGGCGCGTGCCTGCCCATCGTTGGCGTGCTCGACATGCTGCGGTTCCACAAGTTCACGATCGGGCACGCGTGGCGGAGCGATTACGGCGCCGCCGACGGCGAGGGGAGCACGGATTCCCAGTTCAAGGCGCTCTTTGCCTATTCGCCGCTGCACAACGTGAAGAAGGGGACGTGCTATCCGCCGACGATGGTGATGACGGCGGACCACGACGATCGCGTCGTGCCCGCGCACAGTTTCAAGTTTGCGGCGGCGCTCCAGTGGGCCCAGTCGCCCACGTGCCCGAGTCCGGTGCTGATCCGCATCGAGAGCAAGGCCGGGCACGGCGCGGGCAAGCCCACGGCGAAGATCATCGAGGATTCGGCGGATCGCTGGACATTCCTCGTGCGGGCGCTCGACATGCACGACGCCAAGCCATAG
- the gltX gene encoding glutamate--tRNA ligase, with protein sequence MVSTDSSTAPITRFAPSPTGHLHVGGARTALFCWAFARRYGGRFILRIEDTDLARSSVESARGIMEDLAWLGIDWNEGPVLEAGDGRTKPVGGDPRGIGPFFQAQRLHLYNTHLERLIEQDMAYAAFDTTEELDSMRREVTAKKQTFRYDRSRAMAIPKGERERRRRAGEACVIRLAAPAGEIVVVDEVLGEVKYAAGELDDFVIRKADGMPTYHFAVVVDDETMGVTHVMRAQEHLNNTPRHVALQRALGFRTPVYAHMPIISNMDGSKMSKRDKAKVARVALKAEVKKDTSPGGLATLAARIGVEAGELQAFMDAENDSVATASRIAGTLGVVLPEIEVDDFRRSGYLPEAIVNFLSLLGWNPGMKTEDGKDLEKFDAAFLASHFSVERIGKTSSKFDRVKLMAFNASAIQSLPAEEFASRWRAWAKEYEPEFAAAIVEDRWSILARGLQPRAKTFADAVKNAWWAVIKDDAYPFDDAAVKKNLLANDKQGLGVLKDLRERLHDIGTFTPESIHAVIEGYASEKDLGMGQVAQPLRVAVTGAGVSPGLGETLGVLGRDHTLARIDRCLLTFQ encoded by the coding sequence ATGGTTTCCACCGATTCGTCGACCGCGCCGATCACGCGCTTTGCCCCGTCGCCAACCGGACACCTGCACGTCGGTGGCGCTCGCACCGCCCTGTTCTGCTGGGCCTTTGCTCGCCGATATGGCGGTCGGTTCATCCTGCGCATCGAGGACACCGACCTCGCCCGGTCGTCAGTCGAGTCGGCGCGTGGCATCATGGAGGATCTCGCCTGGCTGGGGATCGACTGGAACGAGGGGCCGGTGCTCGAGGCCGGCGACGGTCGAACCAAGCCCGTCGGCGGCGATCCGCGCGGCATTGGCCCGTTCTTCCAGGCCCAGCGGCTGCACCTCTATAACACCCACCTCGAGCGGCTCATCGAGCAGGACATGGCCTATGCCGCCTTCGACACGACCGAGGAACTCGATTCGATGCGGCGCGAGGTGACGGCGAAGAAGCAGACCTTCCGCTACGACCGATCGCGGGCGATGGCGATCCCCAAAGGCGAGCGCGAGCGACGGCGGCGTGCAGGCGAGGCGTGCGTGATTCGGCTGGCCGCCCCTGCGGGCGAGATCGTCGTCGTCGATGAGGTCCTGGGCGAGGTCAAGTATGCGGCGGGCGAACTCGACGACTTCGTGATCCGCAAGGCCGACGGCATGCCAACGTACCACTTCGCGGTCGTCGTCGATGATGAGACGATGGGCGTGACGCACGTGATGCGGGCGCAGGAGCACCTGAACAACACGCCGCGGCACGTGGCGCTCCAGCGGGCGCTTGGGTTTCGGACGCCGGTCTACGCCCACATGCCGATCATCAGCAACATGGATGGCAGCAAGATGAGCAAGCGCGACAAGGCGAAAGTCGCCCGTGTGGCGCTCAAGGCCGAGGTGAAGAAGGACACCTCGCCGGGAGGGCTCGCGACGCTCGCCGCTCGCATTGGCGTCGAGGCTGGCGAACTCCAGGCGTTCATGGACGCGGAGAACGATTCGGTCGCGACGGCGTCAAGGATCGCGGGCACGCTGGGCGTCGTCCTTCCCGAGATCGAGGTCGACGACTTCCGGCGAAGCGGCTATCTCCCCGAGGCGATCGTCAACTTCCTTTCGCTATTGGGCTGGAACCCGGGGATGAAGACCGAAGACGGGAAGGACCTCGAGAAGTTCGACGCCGCCTTCCTCGCGAGTCACTTCTCTGTCGAGCGCATCGGCAAGACCAGTTCCAAGTTCGACCGCGTGAAACTCATGGCCTTCAACGCCTCGGCGATCCAGTCGCTCCCGGCGGAGGAGTTCGCGAGTCGCTGGCGGGCGTGGGCGAAGGAGTATGAGCCGGAGTTCGCCGCGGCGATCGTCGAGGATCGCTGGTCGATCCTCGCGCGAGGCCTCCAGCCCCGGGCCAAGACCTTCGCCGACGCGGTGAAGAACGCGTGGTGGGCGGTCATAAAGGACGACGCGTACCCGTTTGACGACGCGGCCGTGAAGAAGAATCTTCTCGCCAACGACAAGCAAGGCCTGGGCGTTCTCAAGGATCTGCGCGAGCGACTGCACGACATCGGGACCTTTACGCCCGAGAGCATCCATGCCGTCATCGAGGGGTACGCGAGCGAGAAGGACCTGGGCATGGGGCAGGTGGCTCAGCCGCTGCGGGTCGCCGTCACGGGCGCCGGCGTCAGCCCGGGCCTGGGCGAGACGCTCGGCGTCCTCGGGCGCGACCACACGCTGGCGAGGATCGATCGATGCCTCTTGACCTTCCAGTGA
- a CDS encoding M20/M25/M40 family metallo-hydrolase, which produces MVESVLKAIENERKGAVGRLVEWLRIPSVSTDPKHAADCEKAARWAGDRLNECGFKVEILPTGTKDEPGRPVVLAEIDAKPGYNGPHVLFYGHYDVQPADPLNLWESPPFDPVIKPATSDGVGERVVARGAVDDKGQVMTFLESCRAWHATAGHATNGARFTVLLEGEEESGSENLEAFVQAHKTRLEKADVCLISDTGMVSRDVPAITYGVRGLAYTEVTLHASNQDLHSGMWGGRCPNPITELCKVLAGLWDTDRRVTIPGFYDDVRAIAPEERAAWAKIPFNQIDALKKIGLPKEADVGEKGFTALEREWGRPTAEINGIWGGYTGPGAKTVIPSHASAKVSFRLVADQKPTDISEKFFDWLKGRTPPGCRWELTDMHGGFGVTVPVDSAELKAASRAVARAFGNEPAMIKSGGSIPVAGMLKSQLGIDTIFMGFGLDDDRVHSPNEKFELECLRKGTRAHALFVAEITGA; this is translated from the coding sequence GTGGTCGAGAGCGTGCTCAAGGCGATCGAGAATGAGCGCAAGGGTGCCGTCGGTCGGCTTGTCGAGTGGCTCCGCATTCCTAGCGTCAGCACCGATCCCAAGCACGCCGCCGATTGCGAGAAGGCCGCCCGCTGGGCTGGCGATCGTCTAAATGAATGCGGCTTCAAGGTCGAGATACTGCCCACGGGCACCAAGGACGAGCCGGGCCGTCCCGTCGTCCTCGCCGAGATCGACGCGAAGCCCGGTTACAACGGCCCGCACGTCCTGTTTTACGGGCACTACGACGTCCAGCCCGCCGACCCGCTGAATCTCTGGGAAAGCCCCCCCTTCGACCCCGTCATCAAGCCCGCGACCAGCGACGGCGTCGGAGAACGCGTCGTCGCACGCGGTGCCGTTGACGACAAGGGCCAGGTGATGACGTTCCTCGAGTCCTGCAGGGCATGGCACGCGACCGCCGGCCATGCCACCAACGGCGCACGCTTCACCGTCCTCCTCGAGGGCGAAGAAGAGTCCGGCTCTGAGAATCTCGAGGCCTTCGTCCAGGCCCACAAGACACGACTCGAGAAGGCCGACGTCTGCCTCATCTCCGACACCGGCATGGTCTCGCGCGACGTCCCCGCGATCACCTATGGCGTCCGCGGCCTCGCCTACACCGAGGTCACCCTGCACGCCAGCAATCAGGATCTCCACTCCGGCATGTGGGGCGGACGTTGCCCCAACCCCATCACCGAACTCTGTAAAGTCCTTGCCGGCTTGTGGGACACCGACCGCCGCGTCACCATCCCCGGGTTCTATGACGACGTGCGCGCCATTGCGCCGGAAGAACGGGCCGCCTGGGCGAAGATCCCCTTTAATCAGATCGACGCCCTCAAGAAGATCGGTCTCCCCAAAGAAGCCGACGTCGGCGAAAAGGGTTTCACCGCTCTCGAACGAGAGTGGGGGAGGCCCACCGCCGAGATCAACGGCATCTGGGGCGGATACACCGGCCCCGGCGCGAAAACCGTCATCCCCTCCCACGCCAGCGCCAAGGTCTCCTTCCGCCTCGTCGCCGATCAGAAGCCGACGGATATCTCCGAGAAGTTCTTCGACTGGCTCAAGGGGCGAACCCCGCCGGGATGCCGCTGGGAACTGACCGACATGCACGGCGGTTTCGGCGTCACGGTTCCGGTCGATTCGGCGGAGTTGAAGGCCGCCAGCCGCGCCGTCGCGCGCGCATTTGGGAACGAGCCAGCCATGATCAAATCCGGCGGCAGCATCCCCGTCGCCGGCATGCTCAAGAGCCAACTCGGCATCGACACGATCTTCATGGGCTTTGGTCTGGACGACGACCGGGTCCATTCGCCCAACGAGAAGTTCGAGTTGGAATGTCTTCGCAAGGGGACGCGCGCGCACGCCCTCTTTGTCGCCGAGATCACGGGAGCCTGA